From a single Amphiprion ocellaris isolate individual 3 ecotype Okinawa chromosome 18, ASM2253959v1, whole genome shotgun sequence genomic region:
- the LOC111565182 gene encoding cytochrome P450 26A1, whose amino-acid sequence MPLSTLLATFLCTIVLPVLLFLVAVKLWEVYMVRGRDPGCSSPLPPGSMGMPFIGETLQLILQRRKFLRMKRQKYGYIYRTHLFGNPTVRVTGADNVRHILLGEHRLVSVQWPASVRTILGSDTLSNVHGAQHRTKKKAIMRAFSKEALELYIPVIQEEVQAAVKEWLAKESCVLVYPEMKRLMFRIAMRILLGFEPEQIKTDEQQLVEAFEEMIKNLFSLPIDVPFSGLYRGLKARNLIHSKIEENIRKKVQDSDKESKYRDALQQLIDSSKKNGEPFSMQAIKESATELLFGGHETTASTATSLVMFLGLNPEVVDRLRQELMDKEEQGMDFQSLNIESLEHLKYTGCVIKETLRINPPVPGGFRVALKTFELNGYQIPKGWNVIYSICDTHDVAEIFPNKEDFQPERFMTKPSADSSRFQYIPFGGGSRMCVGKEFAKVLLKIFLVEVVTKCHWTLLNGPPAMKTGPTVYPVDNLPTKFTSYTRNSEF is encoded by the exons ATGCCCCTGAGCACCCTGCTGGCCACCTTCCTGTGCACCATCGTGCTGCCCGTGCTGCTGTTCCTGGTGGCGGTGAAGCTGTGGGAGGTTTACATGGTCCGCGGCAGAGACCCCGGCTGCTCCAGCCCGCTGCCCCCCGGCTCCATGGGGATGCCCTTCATCGGAGAGACGCTGCAGCTCATCCTGCAG AGGAGAAAGTTCCTGCGGATGAAGCGGCAGAAATACGGTTACATCTACCGAACACACCTCTTCGGGAACCCCACGGTGCGCGTGACCGGCGCGGACAACGTCAGGCACATCCTGCTGGGGGAACACAGGCTCGTGTCCGTGCAGTGGCCCGCTTCTGTGCGCACCATCCTGGGCTCGGACACGCTCTCTAACGTGCACGGAGCCCAGCACAGGACCAAGAAAAAG GCCATCATGCGGGCCTTCTCCAAGGAGGCTCTGGAGCTCTACATCCCGGTCATCCAGGAGGAAGTGCAGGCAGCCGTGAAGGAGTGGCTGGCCAAAGAATCCTGTGTGCTGGTTTACCCAGAGATGAAGCGGCTGATGTTCCGCATAGCCATGAGGATTCTGTTGGGCTTCGAGCCAGAGCAGATCAAGACGGACGAGCAGCAGCTGGTGGAAGCTTTCGAGGAAATGATCAAGAATCTGTTCTCTCTGCCAATTGATGTGCCTTTCAGTGGACTGTACAGG GGTCTGAAGGCAAGGAACCTCATCCACTCCAAGATCGAGGAGAACATCAGGAAGAAGGTGCAAGACTCAGACAAAGAGTCAAAATACAGAGATGCCCTGCAGCAGCTCATTGACAGCAGCAAGAAGAACGGAGAGCCGTTTAGCATGCAG GCTATCAAGGAGTCTGcgacagagctgctgtttgggGGTCATGAAACCACAGCCAGCACAGCCACCTCTCTGGTTATGTTCCTGGGCCTAAACCCTGAAGTAGTGGATAGACTGAGACAGGAACTAATGGACAAG GAGGAGCAGGGGATGGACTTCCAGAGTCTGAACATCGAGTCTTTGGAGCATTTGAAATACACCGGCTGTGTCATTAAGGAGACACTGAGGATCAACCCTCCTGTCCCTGGAGGCTTCAGAGTAGCCCTCAAGACCTTCGAACTCAAC GGTTACCAGATTCCCAAAGGCTGGAATGTTATCTACAGCATCTGTGACACCCATGACGTGGCAGAGATCTTCCCCAACAAAGAAGACTTCCAGCCCGAGCGCTTCATGACCAAACCCTCTGCAGATTCCTCCAGGTTCCAGTACATCCCGTTCGGTGGAGGCTCCAGGATGTGCGTGGGAAAGGAATTTGCCAAGGTTCTGCTCAAGATCTTCCTAGTAGAAGTGGTCACAAAGTGCCACTGGACCCTTTTAAATGGGCCGCCGGCCATGAAAACTGGACCTACTGTCTATCCTGTGGACAACCTGCCAACCAAGTTTACCAGCTATACACGAAATTCAGAGTTTTGA